In a single window of the Jaculus jaculus isolate mJacJac1 chromosome 9, mJacJac1.mat.Y.cur, whole genome shotgun sequence genome:
- the Smg8 gene encoding protein SMG8 has protein sequence MAGPVSLRELLMGASAWAGSESPGGSPTEGGGNATGAPEPPWREDEICVVGIFGKTALRMNSEKFSLVNTVCDRQVFPLFPQQDPGDPRPEIKTEAGALGEVGGAGDPGAAAGDPVRGGVAAAEGNRTEPNSQDFSLLQAYYNQESKVLYLLLTSICDNSQLLRACRALQSGEAGGGLSLPHAEAHEFWKHQEKLQCLSLLYLFSVCHILLLVHPTCSFDITYDRVFRALDGLRQKVLPLLKTAIKDCPVGKDWKLNCRPCPPRLLFLFQLNGALKVEPPRNQDAAHPDKPKKHSPKRRLQHALEDQIYRIFRKSRVLTNQSINCLFTVPANQAFVYIVPGSQDEDPVGMLLDQLRNHCTVKDADSLLVPAPLSGPRRYQVMRQHSRQQLSFHIDSSSSSSSGQLVDFTLREFLWQHVELVLSKKGFDDSVGRNPQPSHFELPTYQKWISAAAKLYEVAIDGKEEELGSPTGELTSKILSSIKVLEGFLDIDTKFSENRCQKALPMAHSAYQSNLPHNYTMTVHKNQLAQALRVYSQHARGPAFHKYAMQLHEDCYKFWSNGHQLCEERSLTDQHCVHKFHSLPKAGEKPEADRNPPVLYHNSRARSTGACNCGRKQAPRDDPFDIKAANYDFYQLLEEKCCGKLDHINFPVFEPSTPDPAPAKNEPSPAPLDSDADKLKEKEPQTQGESTSLSLALSLGQSTDSLGTYPADPQAGGDNPDVHGQGEVKTEKRPNLVDRQASTVEYLPGMLHSNCPKGLLPKFSSWSLVKLGPAKSYNFHTGLDQQGFVPGTNYLMPWDIVIRTRAEDEGDLDTNSWPAPNKAIPGKRSAVVMGRGRRRDDIARAFVGFEYEDSRGRRFMCSGPDKVMKVMGSGPKESALKALNSDMPLYILSSSQGRGLKPHYAQLMRLFVVVPDAPLQIILMPQVQPGPPPCPVFYPEKQEITLPPDGLWVLRFPYAYVTERGPCFPPKENVQLMSYKVLRGVLKAVTQ, from the exons ATGGCGGGTCCCGTCAGCCTGCGGGAGCTCTTAATGGGAGCCTCGGCCTGGGCGGGCTCTGAAAGCCCCGGCGGTTCCCCTACCGAAGGCGGAGGCAACGCGACTGGCGCCCCAGAGCCTCCGTGGCGAGAGGATGAAATCTGCGTGGTGGGAATCTTTGGCAAGACGGCTCTACGTATGAATTCCGAGAAGTTTTCTCTTGTGAATACTGTGTGCGACCGACAggtcttccctctctttccccaacAAGATCCCGGAGATCCACGGCCTGAAATTAAGACTGAAGCCGGCGCCCTCGGGGAGGTTGGAGGAGCCGGAGACCCGGGGGCTGCAGCCGGAGATCCAGTTCGCGGAGGTGTAGCAGCCGCCGAAGGTAACCGAACCGAGCCAAATTCCCAGGACTTCAGTCTTCTGCAGGCCTATTACAACCAGGAGAGCAAAGTTCTGTATCTTCTTCTTACTTCTATCTGTGACAACTCGCAGCTGCTGCGGGCTTGTCGGGCTCTTCAGAGCGGAGAAGCTGGAGGGGGCCTCTCTTTACCTCATGCAGAAGCGCACGAGTTCTGGAAGCACCAAGAGAAGTTGCAGTGCCTCAGTCTCCTTTACCTTTTCTCCGTCTGTCATATCTTGCTCCTGGTCCATCCCACGTGTTCCTTTGATATCACTTATGATCGGGTATTCAGAGCCCTGGATGGGCTGAGACAGAAAGTATTGCCTCTCCTCAAAACAGCCATTAAGGATTGCCCGGTTGGCAAAGACTGGAAGCTGAACTGTCGACCTTGCCCACCTAgactccttttcctctttcaacTCAACGGGGCCCTTAAGGTGGAACCCCCTCGGAACCAAGATGCAGCTCATCCAGACAAACCCAAAAAGCATTCCCCTAAAAGAAGACTTCAGCATGCCCTGGAGGACCAGATCTATAGAATCTTCCGGAAGAGCCGAGTCTTAACTAACCAGAGCATCAACTGCCTCTTTACTGTACCTGCCAACCAAGCTTTTGTGTACATAGTCCCAGGAAGCCAGGATGAGGACCCAGTAGGCATGTTGCTGGACCAGCTTAGAAATCACTGTACTGTGAAGGACGCTGACTCTTTGCTGGTACCTGCACCCCTTTCTGGACCCAGGCGATACCAGGTGATGAGACAGCACAGCAGACAACAGCTCTCCTTTCACATTGATAGCAGCAGTTCCAGTTCTTCAGGCCAGCTAGTGGATTTCACTCTTCGAGAATTCCTTTGGCAGCACGTGGAGCTTGTCCTAAGCAAGAAAGGTTTTGATGACAGCGTGGGCAGGAACCCACAGCCTTCCCATTTTGAACTTCCCACCTACCAAAAGTGGATCTCAGCAGCTGCGAAACTGTATGAAGTGGCTATtgatgggaaggaggaggaattGGGATCACCCACTGGCGAGCTGACATCTAAGATTTTAAGCAGTATTAAAGTCTTAGAAGGATTTTTGGATATTGACACCAAATTTTCCGAAAATCGGTGCCAAAAAGCTTTACCCATGGCCCATAGCGCCTACCAGTCCAATTTGCCTCATAATTACACCATGACGGTCCATAAGAATCAGCTTGCCCAGGCTCTTCGAGTGTACAGTCAGCATGCTAGGGGCCCAGCCTTTCACAAATATGCCATGCAGTTACACGAGGACTGCTACAAATTCTGGAGCAATGGCCATCAGCTCTGTGAGGAGAGGAGTCTAACTGACCAACACTGTGTACATAAATTTCACTCCTTACCTAAAGCAG GTGAGAAGCCGGAAGCCGATAGAAATCCCCCTGTGCTGTATCACAATAGCCGAGCTAGGTCCACAGGCGCCTGTAACTGTGGAAGGAAACAAGCACCACGGGATGATCCCTTTGATATCAAGGCTGCTAACTATGACTTTTATCAG cTTCTGGAAGAAAAATGTTGTGGAAAACTGGATCATATCAATTTCCCAGTATTTGAACCTAGTACTCCAGATCCTGCTCCCGCCAAAAATGAACCCTCTCCTGCACCTCTAGATTCAGATGCTGATAAACTTAAAGAGAAAGAACCTCAAACCCAAGGAGAGAGCACAAGCTTGAGTTTAGCTCTGAGTTTGGGACAATCCACAGATAGCTTAGGTACCTATCCAGCTGACCCACAAGCAGGGGGAGACAACCCCGATGTTCATGGTCAAGGAGAAGTAAAAACTGAGAAGAGACCAAACTTGGTTGATCGGCAGGCATCCACAGTTGAGTATCTCCCAGGCATGCTACATTCAAACTGCCCAAAAGGTCTTCTACCCAAATTCTCCAGTTGGTCTTTAGTTAAACTAGGCCCTGCTAAGTCTTACAACTTTCATACAGGTTTGGACCAACAGGGCTTTGTTCCAGGAACAAACTATCTTATGCCTTGGGACATTGTCATCAGGACTAGGGCTGAAGATGAAGGTGACTTAGACACAAATTCATGGCCTGCTCCAAATAAAGCTATTCCTGGAAAGAGAAGTGCAGTTGTAATGGGAAGAGGAAGACGGCGAGATGACATAGCTCGAGCTTTTGTGGGCTTTGAATATGAAGACTCTCGAGGTCGGAGATTCATGTGCTCAGGACCTGACAAAGTAATGAAAGTGATGGGAAGTGGACCAAAGGAATCAGCTTTAAAAGCCCTAAATAGTGATATGCCCTTATATATTCTGTCATCATCTCAGGGTAGAGGGCTAAAACCACATTATGCTCAACTTATGAGGCTTTTTGTTGTGGTTCCTGATGCTCCTTTGCAGATAATACTAATGCCCCAG